The following proteins are co-located in the Polymorphospora rubra genome:
- a CDS encoding sensor histidine kinase, which yields MTADPRRGGLRPLGDVALALAVVVVLWLPALASADGARRWVGVGLAVVVVAGTAVRWRLPLASAPVVAVATLLAAVLGVTGDPFVAAAWALYPAAVRWGSRSPWFPVALFVAVVAGTTMVGAPATAAALETVRYVTVGVALLAGSWIVGSMVGRQAWAAAETARARAERRAAEQRLRVAREVHDVVAHTLGTIGIEAGVARHVAATGPEEMRRTLTSIESSARHALEQVQGLLRTLRDEEDADRTPAPGLADLPGLAERATRAGSPTTVTVTGTPVLGAARELTVYRIVQEAVTNGVRHAPGATCRVEVHGGPAATIVTVRDTGPGRPAGRPEGNGLAGIRERASLAGGSAEFGNHPDGGFQVRVTIPTVGRDD from the coding sequence GTGACCGCGGACCCGCGCCGCGGCGGGCTGCGTCCGCTCGGTGACGTCGCGCTCGCGCTGGCCGTCGTCGTCGTGCTGTGGCTGCCGGCGCTGGCCTCCGCCGACGGGGCACGGCGGTGGGTCGGGGTGGGCCTGGCGGTCGTGGTCGTCGCCGGTACGGCGGTCCGGTGGCGGCTGCCGCTCGCGAGTGCGCCGGTGGTTGCCGTTGCGACACTGCTGGCCGCGGTCCTGGGCGTGACGGGTGATCCGTTCGTCGCCGCCGCGTGGGCGTTGTACCCGGCCGCCGTACGGTGGGGGTCGCGGTCGCCGTGGTTCCCGGTGGCGCTGTTCGTGGCGGTCGTGGCCGGTACGACGATGGTCGGCGCGCCCGCCACCGCCGCCGCGCTGGAGACGGTGCGGTACGTGACGGTGGGCGTCGCACTGCTGGCCGGGTCGTGGATCGTGGGCAGCATGGTCGGGCGTCAGGCGTGGGCGGCGGCGGAGACGGCGCGGGCGCGGGCCGAGCGGCGGGCGGCGGAGCAGCGGTTGCGGGTCGCCCGCGAGGTGCACGACGTCGTCGCGCACACGCTGGGCACGATCGGCATCGAGGCCGGGGTGGCCCGGCATGTCGCCGCGACGGGCCCGGAGGAGATGCGCCGGACGTTGACGTCCATCGAGTCGTCGGCCCGGCACGCCCTCGAACAGGTGCAGGGCCTGCTGCGTACCCTGCGTGACGAGGAGGACGCCGACCGGACACCGGCCCCGGGCCTGGCCGACCTGCCCGGCCTCGCCGAACGGGCGACACGCGCGGGATCGCCGACCACGGTCACGGTCACCGGCACCCCCGTACTCGGTGCCGCCAGGGAGTTGACGGTCTACCGGATCGTGCAGGAGGCGGTGACCAACGGTGTCCGGCACGCGCCGGGCGCGACCTGCCGGGTCGAGGTGCACGGCGGTCCCGCGGCAACCATCGTCACGGTCCGTGACACCGGGCCGGGCCGACCGGCCGGCCGCCCCGAGGGGAACGGCCTCGCCGGCATCCGGGAACGCGCGTCGCTGGCCGGCGGCAGCGCCGAGTTCGGCAACCACCCCGACGGCGGGTTCCAGGTGCGGGTGACCATTCCGACCGTGGGCCGTGATGACTGA
- a CDS encoding response regulator, with amino-acid sequence MTDDGPVRVLVAEDVPRIRAALCTLVRSDPGLRLVADAATGSDAVRLARDLRPDVVLMDIQMPGTDGLAAARAILDGTAATRVLVLTTFDTDEYVYEALRIGASGFLLKNAPPEEILRGIRVVHAGHSMLAPEVTGRLIRVFATRPAPVTPRRLMPPGVVLSAREIEVAGLVAQGLSNAEIARELFLSPETVKTYVSRMLAKLGVRDRTQLAVLAVEAGLLRP; translated from the coding sequence ATGACTGACGACGGGCCGGTGCGGGTCCTGGTCGCCGAGGACGTACCGCGGATCCGCGCCGCGCTGTGCACACTGGTCCGCAGCGACCCCGGCCTGCGACTGGTCGCCGACGCGGCGACCGGTTCCGACGCCGTACGGCTGGCCCGCGACCTGCGCCCCGACGTGGTGCTGATGGACATCCAGATGCCCGGCACCGACGGGCTGGCGGCGGCCCGCGCCATCCTCGACGGGACCGCCGCCACCCGGGTGCTGGTGCTGACGACGTTCGACACCGACGAGTACGTGTACGAGGCGCTGCGGATCGGGGCGTCCGGGTTCCTGCTGAAGAACGCGCCGCCGGAGGAGATCCTGCGCGGCATCCGGGTCGTGCACGCCGGCCACTCCATGCTGGCACCGGAGGTGACCGGCCGGCTGATCCGGGTGTTCGCCACCCGCCCGGCCCCGGTCACGCCCCGCCGGCTGATGCCGCCCGGTGTCGTGCTCTCCGCGCGGGAGATCGAGGTCGCCGGCCTGGTGGCACAGGGGCTGTCGAACGCCGAGATCGCCCGTGAGCTGTTCCTGAGTCCGGAGACCGTGAAGACGTACGTCAGCCGGATGCTGGCGAAGCTCGGCGTGCGGGACCGTACCCAGCTCGCCGTGCTGGCGGTGGAGGCGGGTCTGCTCCGTCCGTAG
- a CDS encoding ATP-binding cassette domain-containing protein, whose amino-acid sequence MRIQVDHLTKRHRGKYAIRDVSFTAEPGRVTGFLGPNGAGKSSTLRILLGLDRADAGRALFDGVEYRRLRNPLCTVGSLIDGSGAHRSRTARAHLSWVARSNGIPKRRVDEVLETTGLAEAARRPVGLFSLGMGQRLGLATALLGEPDALVLDEPVNGLDPDGIRWVRTFLRRYAAGGRTVLLSSHLMGEMADTADDLVVISAGRIVTRGPLETVTAGHASLEDAFFALTDAGAAHRSGRGG is encoded by the coding sequence ATGAGAATCCAGGTCGACCACCTGACCAAGAGACACCGCGGGAAGTACGCGATCCGCGACGTGAGTTTCACCGCCGAGCCCGGGCGGGTCACCGGCTTTCTCGGCCCGAACGGGGCCGGCAAGTCGTCGACGCTGCGCATCCTGCTCGGCCTCGACCGCGCCGACGCCGGCCGGGCCCTGTTCGACGGCGTCGAATACCGCCGGCTCAGGAACCCGCTGTGTACGGTCGGTTCGCTGATCGACGGCAGCGGGGCGCACCGGTCCCGTACGGCGCGGGCGCACCTGTCGTGGGTCGCCCGCAGCAACGGGATCCCGAAGCGCCGGGTCGACGAGGTGCTCGAGACGACCGGCCTGGCGGAGGCGGCCCGCCGGCCGGTGGGGCTCTTCTCCCTCGGCATGGGGCAGCGGCTCGGCCTGGCCACTGCCCTGCTCGGCGAGCCCGACGCGCTGGTGCTGGACGAACCGGTGAACGGGCTCGATCCCGACGGCATCCGGTGGGTCCGGACCTTCCTGCGGCGGTACGCGGCCGGCGGTCGCACCGTGCTGCTCTCCAGCCACCTCATGGGCGAGATGGCCGACACCGCCGACGACCTCGTCGTCATCAGCGCCGGGCGGATCGTCACGCGAGGTCCACTGGAGACGGTCACCGCCGGGCACGCCAGCCTGGAGGACGCCTTCTTCGCACTCACCGACGCCGGTGCGGCGCACCGGTCCGGCCGGGGAGGTTGA